In Nocardia yunnanensis, one DNA window encodes the following:
- a CDS encoding HU family DNA-binding protein, producing the protein MNKAELIDVLTEKLGTDRRTATAAVEQMVDTIVRAVNKGQSVTITGFGVFEQRKRAARVARNPRTGETVKVKPTSVPAFRPGAQFKAIIAGKQKIASSGPAVKRGVAAPVSGKAGAKKTTAKKTAKKAATKAPAKTTAKKAASKAPAKKATAKKTAAKKTVAKKTPAKATTAKKTTAAKKAPAKASATKATAKKTAKKAPAKKTAAKRTARR; encoded by the coding sequence ATGAACAAGGCGGAACTGATCGATGTTCTGACCGAGAAGTTGGGTACTGACAGGCGCACCGCTACTGCTGCAGTCGAGCAGATGGTCGATACGATCGTGCGTGCTGTGAACAAAGGTCAGAGCGTCACCATCACGGGATTCGGTGTCTTCGAACAGCGCAAGCGCGCTGCCCGGGTTGCTCGTAACCCGCGCACCGGCGAAACCGTCAAGGTGAAGCCCACTTCGGTGCCGGCCTTCCGTCCCGGTGCTCAGTTCAAGGCGATCATCGCCGGCAAGCAGAAGATCGCTTCGAGCGGCCCGGCCGTGAAGCGCGGTGTGGCCGCCCCGGTTTCGGGCAAGGCGGGTGCGAAGAAGACCACCGCCAAGAAGACGGCGAAGAAGGCCGCCACCAAGGCGCCGGCCAAGACCACCGCCAAGAAGGCCGCGTCGAAGGCGCCCGCCAAGAAGGCCACCGCCAAGAAGACGGCGGCGAAGAAGACGGTCGCCAAGAAGACCCCGGCGAAGGCCACCACGGCCAAGAAGACCACGGCCGCCAAGAAGGCTCCGGCCAAGGCCTCGGCCACCAAGGCCACCGCCAAGAAGACGGCCAAGAAGGCGCCCGCCAAGAAGACCGCGGCCAAGCGCACCGCTCGCCGGTAA
- a CDS encoding RNA degradosome polyphosphate kinase, translating to MIVRVSDTDTVKQPPLLPAAPPAATPPPTAATPLPADRYVNRELSWLDFNARVLALAEDHSQPLLERAKFLAIFSSNLDEFYMVRVAGLKRRAETGLSVRSADGLSPSEQLEMIAARTQDLAERHARVFLDQVLPAMTAEGIEIIRWSDLDDTEKQRLSGYFQDQVFPVLTPLAVDPAHPFPYISGLSLNLAVTVKDSVTGGEHFARVKVPDNVDRFVRVRRTVPGSAGSGRDSAGMPSSSVAAFLPMEELIAAHLDQLFPGMEVVEQHSFRITRNADLEVEEDRDEDLLQALERELARRRFGSPVRLEVSDDMTEHMLDLLLRELDVDPADVIQVPGLLDLSCLWQVYGVDRPNLKDAPYVPATPPAFGERETPRNVFAALREGDVLVHHPYDSFSTSVQRFIEQAAADPQVLAIKQTLYRTSGDSPIVNALIDAAEAGKQVVALVEVKARFDEQANIKWARALEQAGVHVVYGLVGLKTHCKTCLVVRREGATIRRYCHIGTGNYNPKTARLYEDVGLLTAAPEIGADLTDLFNSLTGYSRKANYRNLLVAPIGVRAGIIERIEREIELAAEGETARIRLKANAIVDEQVIDALYRASQAGVPVEIVVRGICGLRPGVPGLSDNIEVRSILGRYLEHSRILHFQAQDEYWIGSADMMHRNLDRRVEVLAQVKDPKLTERLGIVFDSAMNPATRCWVLRPDGSWQAQPDSDTPGEQIRDHQEYLMRLRRPDRQ from the coding sequence ATGATCGTGAGAGTGAGCGATACGGACACCGTCAAGCAACCGCCGCTGCTACCGGCGGCGCCGCCCGCGGCAACCCCTCCGCCCACCGCCGCCACCCCACTCCCCGCGGATCGCTACGTCAACCGCGAACTGAGCTGGCTGGATTTCAATGCCCGGGTGCTGGCGCTGGCCGAGGACCATTCCCAGCCCTTGCTGGAGCGGGCCAAATTCCTCGCCATTTTCTCGTCGAATCTGGACGAGTTCTACATGGTGCGGGTCGCCGGGCTCAAGCGCCGCGCCGAAACCGGTCTGTCGGTGCGCTCGGCGGACGGCCTGTCGCCCAGCGAGCAACTCGAGATGATCGCCGCGCGCACCCAGGATCTCGCCGAGCGCCACGCCCGCGTCTTCCTCGACCAGGTGCTGCCCGCCATGACCGCCGAGGGCATCGAGATCATCCGGTGGAGCGATCTCGACGACACCGAAAAGCAGCGCCTGTCCGGATATTTCCAGGATCAGGTCTTCCCGGTGCTGACCCCGCTGGCCGTCGATCCGGCGCACCCGTTCCCCTACATCAGCGGCCTGAGTCTCAATCTCGCCGTGACGGTGAAGGATTCGGTGACCGGCGGCGAGCACTTCGCCCGAGTCAAGGTGCCCGACAACGTCGATCGCTTCGTGCGGGTGCGGCGGACCGTGCCCGGCAGCGCCGGTTCGGGCCGGGATTCGGCCGGCATGCCGAGCTCCTCGGTCGCCGCGTTCCTGCCGATGGAGGAGCTGATCGCCGCGCACCTCGATCAGCTGTTCCCGGGAATGGAAGTGGTGGAACAGCATTCGTTCCGCATCACCCGCAACGCCGACCTGGAGGTCGAGGAGGACCGCGACGAGGATCTGCTGCAGGCCCTCGAACGCGAACTCGCCCGCCGCCGCTTCGGATCCCCGGTGCGCCTGGAAGTCTCCGACGATATGACCGAGCACATGCTCGATCTGCTGCTGCGCGAACTCGACGTCGACCCCGCCGACGTCATCCAGGTGCCCGGCCTGCTGGACCTGTCGTGCCTGTGGCAGGTCTACGGCGTGGACCGGCCCAACCTCAAAGACGCCCCCTACGTCCCCGCCACCCCGCCCGCCTTCGGCGAACGCGAAACGCCCCGAAACGTTTTCGCCGCGCTGCGCGAGGGCGACGTGCTGGTGCACCACCCCTACGACTCCTTCTCCACGAGCGTGCAGCGGTTCATCGAACAGGCCGCCGCCGACCCGCAGGTGCTGGCCATCAAGCAGACCCTGTACCGCACCTCCGGCGACTCCCCCATCGTCAACGCCCTCATCGACGCCGCGGAGGCCGGCAAGCAGGTGGTGGCGCTGGTGGAGGTGAAGGCCCGCTTCGACGAGCAGGCCAACATCAAATGGGCACGCGCGCTGGAGCAGGCGGGCGTGCACGTGGTCTACGGCCTGGTCGGGCTCAAGACGCACTGCAAGACCTGCCTGGTGGTGCGCCGCGAGGGCGCCACCATCCGTCGCTACTGTCACATCGGCACCGGCAATTACAACCCCAAGACCGCGCGGCTGTACGAGGACGTCGGATTGCTCACGGCCGCACCGGAGATCGGCGCGGACCTCACCGACCTGTTCAACTCGCTGACCGGCTACTCGCGAAAGGCCAACTACCGCAACCTGCTGGTCGCCCCGATCGGCGTGCGGGCCGGGATCATCGAGCGCATCGAGCGCGAGATCGAGCTCGCCGCCGAGGGCGAAACTGCGCGAATCCGGCTGAAGGCCAACGCCATCGTCGACGAACAGGTGATCGACGCGCTCTACCGCGCCTCCCAAGCCGGCGTGCCGGTGGAGATCGTGGTGCGCGGCATCTGCGGGCTGCGCCCCGGCGTGCCCGGCCTCAGCGACAATATCGAGGTGCGCTCGATTCTCGGCCGCTACCTGGAACATTCGCGGATCCTGCACTTCCAGGCGCAGGACGAATACTGGATCGGCTCGGCCGACATGATGCACCGCAACCTCGACCGCCGCGTGGAAGTGCTGGCGCAGGTCAAGGATCCGAAGCTCACCGAGCGGCTGGGCATCGTGTTCGACTCCGCCATGAACCCCGCCACCCGCTGCTGGGTGCTGCGCCCCGACGGCAGCTGGCAGGCCCAGCCCGACTCCGACACCCCCGGCGAACAGATTCGCGACCATCAGGAGTACCTCATGCGGCTGCGACGGCCGGACCGCCAGTGA
- a CDS encoding NUDIX hydrolase, translated as MSQTAGDPAAEYTDPPVKANILAAGAVLWRHAPDDPETIEIALVHRPKYDDWSLPKGKLDPGETPVITTVREVAEETGLNSRLGRYLGHVTYPVTGHRKLKRVDYWAARIVDGAFEANPEVDVLDWRRLDTVMDALSYPMDRTIVRNFLRQPADTATLLLVRHAKAGRSDRYAGDDDSRPLEKAGRAQARELVPNLLAFGAAEIVSAPPARCVQTVTPLAEKLGVDVELEPLFSESGYDAAPDAARKRLRDLVSAASVRVISSQGKVIPDLLEALAAEDGVSLPPARNRKGSVWVLSFHRGRLVAADHLDRHLTPTDLPRS; from the coding sequence GTGAGCCAGACCGCGGGCGATCCCGCCGCCGAATACACCGACCCTCCGGTCAAAGCCAATATTCTCGCCGCCGGCGCCGTGCTGTGGCGGCACGCGCCCGACGACCCCGAGACCATCGAGATCGCGCTGGTGCACCGCCCCAAATACGACGACTGGTCGCTGCCCAAGGGCAAGCTGGATCCCGGTGAGACGCCGGTGATCACGACCGTGCGCGAGGTCGCCGAGGAAACCGGCCTGAATTCGCGCCTGGGGCGCTATCTGGGCCACGTGACGTATCCGGTGACCGGGCATCGCAAGCTCAAGCGGGTGGACTATTGGGCCGCCCGCATCGTCGACGGGGCGTTCGAAGCCAATCCGGAAGTCGATGTGCTGGACTGGCGTCGGCTCGACACCGTTATGGACGCGCTGTCGTATCCGATGGACCGCACCATCGTGCGCAACTTCCTGCGCCAGCCCGCCGACACCGCCACCCTGCTGCTGGTGCGGCACGCCAAGGCCGGTCGCAGCGACCGGTACGCCGGCGACGACGACTCCCGCCCGCTCGAAAAGGCCGGTCGCGCACAGGCTCGCGAGCTGGTGCCCAATCTGCTGGCCTTCGGCGCGGCCGAAATCGTCTCCGCCCCACCGGCGCGCTGTGTCCAAACCGTGACCCCGCTCGCCGAAAAGCTGGGCGTGGACGTCGAACTCGAACCGCTGTTCTCCGAATCCGGGTACGACGCCGCGCCCGACGCCGCCCGCAAACGCCTGCGCGACCTGGTTTCCGCGGCCAGCGTGCGGGTGATCTCCAGTCAGGGCAAGGTGATTCCGGATCTGCTGGAGGCCCTGGCCGCCGAGGACGGAGTCAGCCTGCCACCGGCGCGCAACCGCAAGGGCAGCGTCTGGGTGCTGTCGTTCCACCGCGGGCGTCTGGTCGCCGCCGACCACCTCGACCGCCACTTGACCCCGACGGATCTGCCCCGCAGCTGA
- a CDS encoding IclR family transcriptional regulator, with the protein MRQHSGIGVLDKAMAVLHAVAEQPCGLNELCARTGLPRATAHRLAVGLETHRMLARDSQGLWRPGPALSELATTASDPLLDAAATILPRLREITGESVQLYRRDGNARVCVAAMEPAAGLRDTVPIGARMPLTAGSAAKVLLAWADPELQRTVLPEAVFGERALAEVRRRGWAQSAAERAAGVASVSAPVRDAAGGVIAAVSVSGPIDRMGRRPGARWAADLVAAADALHKRL; encoded by the coding sequence ATGAGACAGCATAGCGGTATCGGTGTTCTGGACAAAGCCATGGCCGTCCTGCACGCCGTAGCCGAGCAACCCTGCGGCCTCAACGAGTTGTGCGCCCGCACCGGCCTGCCCCGCGCCACCGCGCATCGCCTGGCCGTGGGCCTGGAGACCCATCGCATGCTGGCCCGCGACAGCCAGGGGCTGTGGCGGCCCGGCCCGGCCCTGTCGGAACTGGCGACGACCGCCAGCGATCCCCTGCTCGACGCCGCGGCCACCATCCTGCCGCGCCTGCGTGAGATCACCGGCGAGAGCGTCCAGCTCTACCGCCGCGACGGCAACGCGCGGGTCTGCGTGGCCGCCATGGAACCCGCCGCGGGCCTGCGTGACACCGTGCCCATCGGCGCCCGCATGCCGCTGACCGCGGGTTCGGCCGCCAAAGTCCTGCTGGCCTGGGCCGATCCGGAGTTGCAGCGCACGGTCCTACCCGAGGCGGTCTTCGGTGAGCGCGCGCTGGCCGAGGTCCGCCGGCGCGGGTGGGCGCAGAGCGCGGCCGAGCGCGCGGCCGGGGTGGCCAGCGTGTCCGCCCCGGTGCGCGACGCGGCCGGCGGTGTGATCGCGGCCGTCTCGGTCTCCGGACCCATCGACCGCATGGGCCGCCGCCCGGGCGCGCGCTGGGCCGCCGATCTGGTGGCCGCCGCCGACGCCCTGCACAAGCGCCTCTGA
- the leuC gene encoding 3-isopropylmalate dehydratase large subunit, whose protein sequence is MADRPRTLAEKVWDQHVVVRGEGEGDNRQPDLIYIDLHLVHEVTSPQAFDGLRAAGRPVRRPDLTIATEDHNVPTIDIDKPIADPVSRTQVETLRKNCEEFGIRLHPMGDLDQGIVHVVGPQLGLTQPGTTVVCGDSHTSTHGAFGAIAMGIGTSEVEHVLATQTLSLRPFKTMAINIDGQLPEGVTSKDVILAVIAQIGTGGGQGYVLEYRGEAVRSMSMEARMTMCNMSIEAGARAGMVAPDEVTYEFLKGRPHAPEGAEWDAAVAAWDALKTDEGAEFDAEVHIDAASLTPFVTWGTNPGQGLPLGESVPDPEQIHDENERAAAEKALQYMDLTPGTPLRNVTVDTVFVGSCTNGRIEDLRAVADVLKGRKVADGVRMLIVPGSMRVRLQAENEGLGEIFTAAGAEWRQAGCSMCLGMNPDQLSPGQRCASTSNRNFEGRQGKGGRTHLVSPLVAAATAVRGTLSSPADLN, encoded by the coding sequence ATGGCCGACCGGCCACGCACTCTGGCGGAGAAGGTCTGGGATCAGCACGTCGTCGTCCGCGGCGAAGGCGAGGGCGACAACCGCCAGCCCGACCTCATCTACATCGACCTGCACCTGGTGCACGAGGTCACGAGCCCGCAGGCGTTCGACGGCCTCCGCGCCGCGGGCCGTCCGGTGCGCCGCCCGGATCTCACCATCGCCACCGAGGACCACAATGTCCCCACGATCGACATCGACAAGCCGATCGCCGATCCGGTGTCGCGCACGCAGGTCGAGACCCTGCGGAAGAACTGCGAGGAGTTCGGTATTCGCCTGCACCCGATGGGCGATCTCGATCAGGGCATCGTGCACGTGGTGGGCCCGCAGCTGGGTCTGACCCAGCCGGGAACCACGGTGGTGTGCGGTGATTCGCACACCTCCACCCACGGCGCGTTCGGCGCGATCGCCATGGGCATCGGCACCTCCGAGGTGGAACACGTGCTGGCGACGCAGACTTTGTCGTTGCGCCCGTTCAAGACCATGGCCATCAATATCGACGGGCAGCTGCCCGAGGGCGTCACCTCCAAGGACGTCATCCTGGCGGTCATCGCGCAGATCGGCACCGGCGGCGGCCAGGGCTATGTGCTCGAGTACCGCGGCGAGGCGGTGCGCTCCATGTCCATGGAGGCCCGGATGACCATGTGCAACATGTCGATCGAGGCCGGCGCCCGCGCGGGCATGGTCGCGCCCGACGAGGTCACCTACGAGTTCCTCAAGGGCCGCCCGCACGCCCCCGAGGGCGCGGAGTGGGATGCCGCCGTGGCCGCCTGGGACGCCCTGAAGACCGACGAGGGCGCGGAATTCGACGCCGAGGTGCACATCGACGCGGCGTCGCTGACCCCGTTCGTCACCTGGGGCACCAACCCGGGACAGGGCCTGCCCCTGGGGGAATCGGTCCCGGACCCGGAGCAGATCCACGACGAGAACGAGCGCGCGGCGGCCGAAAAGGCGCTGCAGTACATGGACCTGACGCCGGGCACCCCGCTGCGGAACGTCACCGTGGACACCGTTTTCGTGGGTTCCTGCACCAATGGCCGGATCGAGGATCTGCGCGCGGTCGCGGACGTGCTGAAGGGCCGCAAGGTCGCCGACGGCGTGCGCATGCTGATCGTGCCGGGGTCGATGCGCGTGCGGCTGCAGGCGGAAAACGAGGGTCTGGGCGAGATTTTCACCGCCGCGGGCGCGGAATGGCGCCAGGCCGGGTGCTCGATGTGCCTGGGCATGAATCCCGATCAGCTTTCCCCCGGTCAGCGTTGCGCCTCCACCTCGAACCGCAACTTCGAAGGGCGACAGGGCAAGGGCGGTCGCACACACCTGGTCTCGCCGCTGGTCGCGGCGGCCACCGCGGTGCGCGGAACCCTGTCCTCACCTGCGGATCTGAACTGA
- a CDS encoding PPOX class F420-dependent oxidoreductase: protein MGVNQRAQIVMSDAEIVDFIERSRIATMATLGASGAPHLVAMWYAVIDGEIWFETKAKAQKTVNLRRDPRITVMLEAGDTYDQLRGISLEGHAEIVEDPEALFRVGISVWERYTGPYSAEAKPFVEAMLNKRVAVRVVPERVRSWDHRKLGLPAMPKGGTTAAALD from the coding sequence ATGGGAGTTAATCAACGCGCGCAGATCGTGATGTCGGATGCCGAGATCGTGGATTTCATCGAGCGCAGCCGCATCGCCACCATGGCCACCCTCGGCGCTTCGGGCGCACCGCACCTGGTCGCCATGTGGTACGCGGTGATCGACGGCGAGATCTGGTTCGAGACCAAGGCCAAGGCCCAGAAGACGGTGAATCTGCGTCGTGATCCGCGCATCACCGTGATGCTCGAGGCCGGCGACACCTACGACCAGTTGCGCGGCATTTCCCTCGAGGGCCACGCCGAGATCGTCGAGGATCCCGAGGCGCTGTTCCGGGTGGGAATCAGCGTGTGGGAGCGCTACACCGGGCCCTACAGCGCAGAGGCCAAACCGTTCGTGGAGGCCATGTTGAACAAGCGGGTGGCCGTGCGCGTGGTGCCCGAACGCGTGCGCAGCTGGGATCACCGCAAACTCGGCTTGCCCGCCATGCCCAAGGGCGGCACCACCGCCGCGGCGTTGGACTAG
- the cofC gene encoding 2-phospho-L-lactate guanylyltransferase yields MDTVHAVIAVKSLGLAKSRLSDRLPAHDRPRLVLAMLADTVTAAVATRGIASVTVVTPDPTVSALVRDLGARVHPEPEAVPAHISGLNAALSAGAAAVRHAHGPVDLLALQADLPALRAAELCDMLTSTRHRRSVVADHEGSGTVALLVRGNAVDTRDSALNPLFGPDSARRHIADGAVELLGDWPGLRQDVDTAADLERAAALGVGKATGALLHELGVSRACQATDNIRRADSSLC; encoded by the coding sequence TTGGACACAGTGCACGCGGTGATCGCGGTGAAGAGTCTCGGACTCGCCAAGAGCAGGCTGTCCGATCGGCTCCCTGCGCACGATCGACCGCGGTTGGTGCTGGCGATGCTGGCCGATACGGTGACGGCGGCGGTCGCGACACGGGGGATCGCGTCGGTGACCGTGGTGACGCCGGATCCCACGGTTTCGGCGTTGGTGCGCGATCTCGGTGCGCGCGTGCATCCCGAACCGGAAGCCGTTCCCGCGCATATCAGCGGTCTCAATGCCGCGCTGTCGGCGGGCGCGGCCGCCGTGCGCCACGCACACGGCCCGGTGGATCTGCTTGCCCTGCAAGCGGATCTGCCCGCATTGCGCGCGGCCGAACTGTGCGACATGCTCACGAGTACCCGGCACCGCCGCTCGGTGGTCGCCGACCACGAGGGCAGCGGCACCGTCGCCCTGCTGGTGCGCGGCAACGCGGTCGACACCCGCGATTCCGCGCTCAATCCGCTTTTCGGTCCGGACTCCGCGCGCCGCCATATCGCCGACGGCGCCGTGGAATTGCTGGGCGACTGGCCCGGCCTGCGGCAGGACGTCGACACCGCCGCGGATCTCGAGCGCGCCGCCGCGCTCGGAGTCGGGAAGGCCACCGGCGCGCTACTGCATGAACTCGGCGTGTCGCGGGCGTGTCAAGCAACCGACAATATACGTCGAGCCGACTCCTCACTGTGCTGA
- the leuD gene encoding 3-isopropylmalate dehydratase small subunit has protein sequence MEAFKVHKGIGVPFRRSNVDTDQIIPAVYLKRVTRTGFEDGLFASWRTDPHFILNTEPYKRGSVLVAGPDFGTGSSREHAVWALKDYGFRVVISSRFADIFRGNAGKDGLLTARMAQSDVELLWKLLEEQPGLELTTDLEARTVAAGTVVLPFDIDDYTRWRLLEGLDDIGLTLRHSDEISQFENARPTWKPATIPARISQT, from the coding sequence ATGGAAGCCTTCAAGGTCCACAAGGGGATCGGCGTTCCGTTCCGCCGATCCAATGTCGACACCGACCAGATCATCCCCGCCGTCTATCTGAAGCGCGTTACCCGAACGGGTTTCGAGGATGGGCTGTTCGCGTCGTGGCGAACGGATCCGCACTTCATTCTGAACACCGAGCCCTACAAGCGCGGTAGTGTGCTGGTCGCTGGTCCGGATTTCGGTACCGGATCCTCACGTGAGCACGCCGTTTGGGCGCTGAAGGACTACGGGTTCCGGGTGGTGATCTCGTCCCGCTTCGCCGACATCTTCCGCGGGAACGCCGGTAAGGACGGGCTTCTGACGGCTCGGATGGCGCAGAGCGATGTGGAATTGCTCTGGAAGTTGCTCGAGGAACAGCCGGGTTTGGAATTGACGACCGACCTCGAGGCGCGCACCGTGGCGGCCGGAACGGTCGTGTTGCCGTTCGATATTGACGACTACACGCGGTGGCGGCTGCTCGAAGGGCTGGACGACATCGGCCTGACTCTCCGGCACAGTGACGAGATCAGCCAGTTCGAAAACGCAAGGCCGACTTGGAAACCCGCAACCATTCCGGCCCGTATTTCGCAGACGTAA
- the gltX gene encoding glutamate--tRNA ligase encodes MTDVRVRFCPSPTGTPHVGLVRTALFNWAFARHHGGTFVFRIEDTDAARDSEESYAAILDALRWLGLTWDEGPEVGGPYGPYRQSQRRDIHLDVVQRLLAAGEAYESFSTPEEVETRHKAAGRDPKLGYDNFDRDLTPEQIAAYKAEGRPAVVRLRMPDTDLTWRDLVRGETTFRAGVVPDFALTRGNGDPLYTLVNPVDDAMMKITHVLRGEDLLSSTPRQLALYESLKRIGVAEFTPEFGHLPFVMGQGNKKLSKRDPESNLFHHRDRGFIPEGLLNYLALLGWSIADDHDVFSMAEMVEAFDISKVNSNPARFDQAKADALNAEHIRLLTPGDFAHRLREFLTARGHIGAEIDERLFETAADLVQTRIKVLGDAWDLLKFLFVAPAEFAVDPAAKAKNLNAEAAPVLEATVKALEGVSEWTPAALEEALKGALIEELGLKPKKAFTPVRVAVTGSHISPPLYESMELLGREITMARLRAAAAELA; translated from the coding sequence ATGACCGACGTCCGGGTACGTTTCTGCCCGTCTCCCACCGGCACACCGCATGTGGGACTGGTCCGCACCGCCCTGTTCAACTGGGCCTTCGCGCGCCATCACGGCGGCACCTTCGTCTTCCGCATCGAAGACACCGACGCCGCACGCGATTCCGAGGAGTCCTACGCCGCCATCCTCGACGCGCTGCGCTGGCTCGGCCTCACCTGGGACGAGGGCCCGGAGGTCGGCGGCCCCTACGGGCCGTACCGGCAGTCGCAGCGGCGTGACATCCACCTCGACGTGGTGCAGCGCCTGCTGGCGGCGGGGGAGGCCTACGAATCCTTCTCCACGCCTGAGGAAGTCGAGACCCGGCACAAGGCCGCCGGCCGCGACCCCAAGCTCGGCTACGACAACTTCGACCGCGACCTGACCCCCGAGCAGATCGCCGCCTACAAGGCCGAGGGCCGCCCCGCGGTGGTGCGGCTGCGCATGCCCGACACCGACCTCACCTGGCGCGACCTGGTGCGCGGGGAGACCACCTTCCGGGCGGGCGTGGTGCCCGATTTCGCGCTCACCCGCGGTAATGGGGATCCGCTCTATACCCTGGTCAACCCGGTCGACGACGCGATGATGAAGATCACCCACGTATTGCGCGGCGAGGATTTGCTGTCGTCCACCCCGCGGCAGCTGGCGCTCTACGAGTCGCTGAAACGAATCGGCGTCGCGGAGTTCACCCCGGAGTTCGGGCACCTGCCGTTCGTGATGGGTCAGGGCAACAAGAAGTTGTCCAAGCGGGATCCGGAGTCGAATCTCTTCCATCACCGCGACCGCGGCTTCATTCCGGAGGGTTTGCTGAATTATCTGGCGCTGCTCGGCTGGAGCATCGCGGATGATCATGACGTCTTCTCCATGGCGGAGATGGTCGAAGCCTTCGATATTTCGAAAGTGAATTCGAATCCAGCTCGTTTCGATCAGGCGAAGGCGGACGCGCTCAACGCCGAACATATTCGGCTGCTGACCCCCGGTGATTTTGCTCACCGGCTGCGAGAGTTCCTCACCGCACGCGGACATATCGGCGCCGAGATCGACGAGCGGTTGTTCGAAACGGCGGCCGATCTCGTGCAGACCCGGATCAAGGTTCTCGGCGATGCCTGGGATCTGCTGAAGTTCCTGTTCGTCGCGCCCGCGGAGTTCGCCGTCGATCCCGCCGCGAAGGCGAAGAATCTGAATGCGGAAGCGGCCCCGGTGCTGGAGGCCACGGTAAAAGCGCTGGAAGGCGTTTCGGAATGGACTCCGGCCGCGCTCGAGGAGGCGCTCAAGGGCGCGCTCATCGAGGAACTGGGTCTCAAGCCGAAGAAGGCGTTCACGCCCGTGCGCGTCGCGGTGACCGGATCCCATATCAGCCCGCCGCTCTACGAGTCGATGGAACTGCTGGGCCGCGAGATCACCATGGCACGCCTGCGCGCGGCCGCCGCCGAGCTCGCCTGA
- a CDS encoding NAD(P)H-dependent glycerol-3-phosphate dehydrogenase, protein MARAAVLGAGSWGTAFAKVLAEAGTETTMWARRPEVAKALASEHRNPWYLPDVELPSMGATEDPAVALEGADIVVLAVPSQSLRANLAAWKDLIPAEATLLSLAKGIETGTLLRMSQVIAEVSGADANRIAVLSGPNLSHEIAAGQPAATVVACPDVARAEAVQHACATGYFRPYTNSDVIGCEIGGACKNVIALACGIASGMGLGDNSIATLITRGLAEIIRLGVAVGAEPVTFAGLAGVGDLVATCTSPLSRNRSFGHALGAGGSMETALEATHGQVVEGVKSCTSVRALAAAHGVEMPLTNAVHQVCHEGMSAAEAVGQLQGRRLKSE, encoded by the coding sequence ATGGCTAGGGCAGCGGTGTTGGGCGCGGGGTCGTGGGGGACCGCGTTCGCGAAGGTGTTGGCGGAGGCGGGAACCGAGACCACCATGTGGGCGCGGCGGCCGGAGGTGGCGAAGGCGCTGGCGAGTGAGCATCGTAATCCGTGGTATCTGCCGGATGTCGAACTGCCGTCGATGGGGGCTACCGAGGATCCCGCGGTGGCGCTCGAGGGGGCCGACATCGTGGTGCTGGCGGTGCCGTCGCAGTCGTTGCGCGCCAATCTGGCGGCCTGGAAGGATCTCATTCCCGCCGAGGCGACGCTGTTGAGCTTGGCCAAGGGGATCGAGACTGGGACGCTGCTGCGCATGAGCCAGGTGATCGCGGAGGTCAGCGGGGCGGACGCGAACCGGATCGCGGTGCTGTCGGGGCCCAACCTCTCGCACGAGATCGCCGCGGGGCAGCCCGCCGCGACGGTGGTGGCCTGCCCGGACGTGGCGCGGGCGGAGGCGGTCCAGCATGCCTGTGCCACCGGCTATTTCCGGCCGTACACCAACAGCGATGTGATCGGCTGCGAGATCGGCGGGGCGTGCAAGAACGTCATCGCGCTGGCCTGCGGTATCGCCTCGGGAATGGGGTTGGGCGACAACTCGATTGCCACCCTCATCACCCGCGGGCTGGCCGAGATCATCCGGCTGGGCGTGGCGGTGGGCGCGGAACCGGTCACCTTCGCCGGGCTCGCCGGGGTGGGCGACCTGGTGGCCACCTGCACCTCGCCGCTGTCGCGCAATCGCTCCTTCGGGCACGCGCTGGGCGCGGGCGGGTCCATGGAGACCGCGCTCGAGGCGACTCATGGCCAGGTCGTGGAGGGTGTGAAGTCCTGCACATCGGTGCGGGCGCTGGCCGCCGCGCACGGGGTCGAGATGCCGCTGACCAACGCCGTGCACCAGGTGTGCCACGAGGGTATGTCGGCCGCCGAGGCGGTCGGGCAATTGCAGGGCCGCCGCCTGAAATCGGAATGA